The Candidatus Thermoplasmatota archaeon genome contains the following window.
GAACTCAGAGAGGTGACGGGAGGTTTTTGATTTCTCTGCTCGGAAGGTAGGCCCCATGTTGTAGATTTTTTCTAAAGCAAAAATACCTGCTTCTGCATAGAGTTGCCATGATTGTGAAAGGTATGTTTTATCATTATAGTATTTCACTTCAAAAAGAGTTGACCCACCTTCACATTGATTTGGTTGGAGGATTGGTGCATCGAATTCATAAAAACCTCGTTCACGGAAAAATTGATGGATTGCACCGACCACCGTTGATCGAATTTTTAAAATTGAGGTCAGTTTTCGAGAGCGTATCCATAGATGTCGCTGGTCAAGTAAAAACTCAGGGCTTTGATCTTTGTTAATTGGAAAAGGTTCTGCAAAGTGTATTACTTTTATATTAGTTACGTGTAATTCAAAACCTCCTGGTGCGCGGGCATCCTCTTTTACGATGCCGGTGAGTTCAACTGAAGATTCAATGAGTGCTCTTTCAGCGTCTGCAAACTCATTATCCGGAAGATTTCCTTTTTTTATGGTCGTTTGCAGAACACCGGTAACATCCCGGAGGGTTATAAAAACGATATTGCCGCTACTCCGAGTTCGATAAATCCATCCTCTAAGATGAACGGTCTCGTTGGTCTTTTTTCCTTGGAGTATCTCTTCAATAGGAATCCATGTTTTTATTGTCATAGAACCTAGTCAGAATACAGGAATCTGTTCTTAATCTTTATGAGTTACGGTTTTGAAAATCAAAAAACCACTGGAACAGCAAAAGAGAGAAAAATGCATTTTTTTTCAGATAGCAGTCTGTTAAGCATTAGTGTGAAAAAATATTTTTGGTTCTGAGGAGCAGATATCGTCGGACAAGCTTCCATTTTAAAGCATTTATGCTCTTGTTTCCTGTAGCAATATCAAAAAGTAGCTCGCTCATCTTTGCATCTTGACTTACATATTTTATAACATTTTCAGACTGGGTCCCCCAACGTTTCGACAGGCGTACTAATAAATCGATATCCTTCCCAAAACGTTGTTTCCAACGACGTTGATATTCAGATAAAAAACGTTCAGAAAATGTATGTTGCTTGACTGCTTGGGCAATAACTTCAGCAGCAAGTTTTCCTGAAATCATCGCATAATCAATACCTTCGCCAGTTAACGGGTTAATTAAACCAGCTGCATCGCCACATAACAGTACTCGATGTGCATAGGTTTTTTTGCGTGGTTGCGAAGGAAGTGCA
Protein-coding sequences here:
- the asnS gene encoding asparagine--tRNA ligase, with the translated sequence MTIKTWIPIEEILQGKKTNETVHLRGWIYRTRSSGNIVFITLRDVTGVLQTTIKKGNLPDNEFADAERALIESSVELTGIVKEDARAPGGFELHVTNIKVIHFAEPFPINKDQSPEFLLDQRHLWIRSRKLTSILKIRSTVVGAIHQFFRERGFYEFDAPILQPNQCEGGSTLFEVKYYNDKTYLSQSWQLYAEAGIFALEKIYNMGPTFRAEKSKTSRHLSEFWMAEMEAAWMDLYDVINLAKEEIRYIITQVIQKNQKDLEFLGQDIRKLEAIAHAEFPTITYTEALHILKEREHMEVEWGKDLRTLEEDALMKHFTTPVVVTHYPISIMAFYKPRDEKNPDTALCFDMIAPEGYGEIIGGSQRSLDIEDMTKRLEAMGEKIDNYQWYFDLRRYGSVVHAGYGVGVERVVAWICGVDNIKDTIPFPRTLLRFKP